A genomic window from Purpureocillium takamizusanense chromosome 2, complete sequence includes:
- the RLR1 gene encoding THO2 plays a role in transcriptional elongation (EggNog:ENOG503NW2W~TransMembrane:1 (i507-526o)~COG:K): MPPKRKRPDRPSGEGGRPSPHRPSESNMGQHDRDDGNNRAGGRPRGGHRGGSFQRRDSNHGHGRRDSGPGQNAPSGTSNQQTPTPSRSASISTQGRPLSPTATKQQKSSSSPALAKQAAPSPANAPALKQPAEPDSPSFYYENLTDDRVRAWKERGRQEIIAHGIQSREDVDITEISTLFQEFIHAVIAGRIDAADAGACVKDILGEQTSDVIKDTYVFAPHSLFLDTLSVVMDNNMDLYRPTLRDFLIATAVSPALMREVLDAPLLQQLGLIRDTFARLGVRQATNLLYRQANYNLLREESEGYSKLITELFSTNSVPPPPPGKTFEKIKALIGTFDLDVGRTLDVTLDVSAAVLIKQFKFFVKFLRISSWWPSKRVNDGSPFIGGLPTWAEPDYPHWSTTEDDEERNAQRKLDRDTAFWDRAREVHLGAFFELGGRRVTEEHLERLISNGNDSGDATAVVERKWMEETKTLPAPGNRVAAQLLGFKLRFYNSEMRDKTDVLPANLLYLAALLIKIGFLSLTDLYPHLSPDDTEMDKVREQEADKLAKEEQASRGGQMNALLMAGVLPQGDDDNPAASSLAKREPAKKAEPDQKKQASEVDEKNKLPAPLEQKVALLIQLLTIGALPESLFLIGRFPWVTEVCPEVLQRVHRILHVCLSKVHSECRPLSTMTTDFPTKNVPDIDQTGMPKGSVRLHPQPLKKSWRWPFPDKADTNDNQSYHFYWDEWSDNVPVCQTVDDVFTLCNTLLNISGVNIGKDEVLLSKLASIGAKSLAEDQSDSNRSRWQDLIRRLLLPALSHTKANGSVVSAVWDLVRQFPLTTRYSLYAEWFEGQTSRLPAMKLAFAKSASETRATMKRVSLTNLSEMAKRLAKTSYASPGIVFKVAFEQLEVYSNLIEAFVECAKYFTDLSYDVLVWSLMNSLGKSRSRTQENHALTTSKWLQALSRFCGKVFRRYPTLDPIPVLKYVDEQLFHGNSTDLIILKEFVTSMGGIVDAVDFTDDQILGMAGGALLRRQTLIRAQDKRFENIKSSARLMQALSESKLAARLLINLAQYRQAAIYRVPEDEAHIKYLSSIIDDSQQTLIQYLDFLWSNLDAQQFDAMVPSLPALIKSFGLSVDVAFMIGRASLAQQMFPWKPSKAKRETSENAKPAVDKEGDVNMSDAKPQGSATKEQTSTETVDLVEQQKTDDTSLSHTASTALQPIVEAIRDTVKPEVWEKVTPELYSTFWALQLGDLCFPEKAYVDERNKLMAEWHAISNDRSDMTRRGLDRKAQRKKELMDTSDDMIAELSGHGLRKAKWKFYLTKQFQASFPSPDAKPEVIADILLEYCVLPRVRLSPADAEYTYRFIKALHEWNAPVFRYMAFLDRLLNANRLRTLIFTCTVREAENLGRFLNLILEDLSRWHKNVPLEDDKKDSKGAKDTPRLGPYDKEAKGPSDQPRLGFALTLNEQGKPETFVEHAQFRDMLFRWHKNINTALKNCLGGSEWMHIRNAITVLKAVLNHFPAVDFMASQFTTQLQKITKREAAAKESPDSEEGGRVDLSVAAQGAMSQLQQKKGNWMMVQAFRSNAAPGRQSEADNSPASRLRATAPDFKPNPPKPSTNRANALDEEDGEVRDGRDSKGQSSTGTPKEVLPSRFQGSNRDSTSRKDEASGPSRSSTPRPGAGAGAGAGQAKPDSRGHKLPDRPTAHNLPSRPDVPIPTHVPPERFGQSRPHERRDARDTREQRPPRELPREGRETREQRDSRDRPIEQDRPVRQPREHPDRRPVEGPSDVRHDLPPRPGQHERERPHREPRVGRLTERHDEPSQPAQVPSSNPTPEPAMNPERAALFAQDNSDRGSRRPEPDHARGRAQPPADAMEPVNPGRAALIDDRKSSAQMPPSRLPRDEARDRGPRQPSPGVVRYGVDQGPPRGRHDDRVGRPFPQDPRGAPGRDPRDRSPVPSGGFRGERPGEREGDGRGPMEPMRDASNFPRAGLRGPDPEGRLPHQDQNYGRLNPIPSTSDIPSGPRGRGRNFARGGHQGPSGTPGRADGRLTGPETPRPPSPDRLPPTGPASGRNHRSGFEHGPGPATPSGTPGGPHSDRKRNFGPGPDFQTPTSANATPTSGGVHPDRLAQMGPSVPSHQPPAGPPGHGGHNRYSNASDRPMPGHRGSMGPPPAEGGVPTGPSSVNDRPRGGSNRRQLVGINNMLQQSQGAPEMGRMSGPRQPRQLLGNSDAQVLTGGSPATTPGQERQDMGWPESANRGPANGAEGPPRREHRGERDSRTDRPSRSSRRSSRERERSPRPPREGEPKEHRDYRDRRSMGGPENMVKERGRDGSGRDTMGLPPPGARDAPIGREAGYRGHDRSGGARLGDEWATGGSGHRSSGRGGPRDGSNRPPEERREVRDDRGHKRRSEEGVGNLASEREKRPRRG, from the exons ATGCCTCCCAAGCGCAAGCGACCCGACCGGCCttcgggcgagggcgggcggccatctCCACACCGTCCGAGCGAATCAAACATGGGTCAGCACGACAGAGACGATGGCAACAATagagctggcgggcggcctcggggcGGCCACCGTGGCGGCAGCTTTCAGCGACGGGATTCAAACCATGGCCACGGACGGAGAGATTCTGGCCCAGGCCAGAACGCGCCCTCTGGCACATCAAACCAACAGACGCCAACGCCCTCTCGCAGCGCGAGCATTTCCACGCAAGGAAGACCCTtgtcgccaacggcaaccAAGCAGCAGAagtcttcgtcctcgcctgCCCTAGCTAAGCAGGCGGCCCCTTCGCCGGCAAATGCGCCTGCCTTGAAGCAACCTGCGGAGCCCGACAGCCCCAGCTTTTATTACGAGAACCTTACCGACGATAGAGTTCGCGCATGGAAGGAACGGGGTCGGCAGGAGATCATCGCACATGGCATCCAATCGCGGGAAGATGTGGACATCACAGAGATCTCTACCCTATTTCAAGAGTTCATCCACGCCGTGATCGCTGGCAGGATAGATGCCGCTGATGCAGGAGCGTGCGTCAAAGACATCCTAGGAGAGCAAACGTCGGACGTGATTAAGGATACATACGTGTTTGCGCCACACAGCCTCTTTCTCGACACGCTCTCGGTCGTCATGGACAACAACATGGACCTCTACCGTCCAACCCTACGCGATTTTCTCATCGCAACCGCCGTTTCACCAGCATTAATGCGGGAAGTACTCGACGCACCACTCCTACAGCAACTTGGTCTCATCCGGGACACATTTGCCAGACTGGGAGTTCGACAAGCCACAAACCTCTTGTACCGCCAAGCCAACTATAACCTCCTTCGTGAGGAGTCAGAGGGCTATTCCAAGCTCATTACCGAACTCTTTTCAACCAACAGTgtccccccgccgcctcctggcAAGACCTTTGAGAAAATCAAGGCGCTCATTGGCACATTCGACCTTGACGTTGGGCGGACACTGGATGTTACCTTGGACGTTTCGGCTGCAGTTCTCATCAAGCAATTCAAGTTTTTCGTCAAATTCTTGAGAATAAGCTCCTGGTGGCCGTCCAAACGAGTCAACGATGGCTCGCCCTTCATCGGCGGCCTGCCCACATGGGCGGAGCCTGACTATCCGCATTGGTCAACTACtgaagatgatgaagaaCGAAATGCACAGCGTAAGCTGGACCGTGACACAGCGTTCTGGGATCGCGCGCGTGAGGTGCATCTGGGGGCATTCTTTGAACTCGGTGGGAGACGAGTGACCGAGGAGCATCTTGAACGCCTCATAAGTAACGGCAACGATAGCGGAGATGCCACCGCCGTTGTCGAACGCAAGTGGATGGAAGAAACGAAAACTCTCCCGGCGCCTGGCAACCGTGTCGCTGCACAACTGCTGGGCTTCAAACTGCGCTTCTACAACTCCGAGATGCGTGACAAGACTGATGTTCTGCCCGCGAATCTCCTCTACCTTGCCGCTCTTCTCATCAAGATTGGGTTTCTATCATTGACCGACTTGTACCCTCACCTGTCACCCGACGACACTGAAATGGACAAAGTCCGCGAGCAAGAGGCGGACAAGCTCGCCAAGGAAGAACAGGCATCCCGCGGTGGCCAGATGAATGCACTCCTTATGGCTGGCGTCCTCCCCCAGGGGGACGATGACAATCCGGCAGCGTCCAGCCTTGCCAAGAGAGAGCCAGCCAAAAAGGCAGAACCTGATCAGAAGAAACAGGCATCTGAAGTCGACGAGAAAAACAAACTGCCGGCCCCACTTGAGCAGAAAGTGGCTCTTCTCATTCAGCTCCTGACGATTGGCGCTCTACCTGAGTCGctcttcctcatcggccGCTTTCCTTGGGTTACGGAAGTTTGCCCAGAGGTCCTACAGCGCGTGCATCGCATCTTGCACGTTTGCCTGAGCAAGGTGCACAGTGAATGCAGGCCACTGTCCACAATGACCACCGACTTTCCTACCAAGAACGTGCCCGACATTGACCAGACAGGCATGCCAAAGGGCAGCGTGAGACTACATCCGCAACCCCTCAAGAAATCCTGGCGCTGGCCGTTCCCTGACAAGGCCGATACCAACGACAATCAAAGCTATCACTTCTACTGGGATGAATGGTCGGACAATGTGCCTGTCTGTCAGACGGTGGATGATGTGTTCACCCTTTGCAACACACTTCTCAACATCTCTGGCGTCAACATTGGCAAAGACGAGGTTCTGCTCTCTAAGCTTGCCAGTATTGGCGCCAAAAGCTTGGCCGAGGATCAATCGGACTCAAACCGTTCCCGCTGGCAAGACCTCATTCGCCGTCTCTTGCTTCCCGCTCTCAGTCACACCAAGGCCAACGGTTCGGTGGTCAGCGCGGTATGGGACCTCGTCAGGCAGTTCCCGCTCACAACGCGCTACTCCTTGTACGCAGAATGGTTCGAGGGCCAAACATCTCGCCTGCCGGCCATGAAACTGGCCTTTGCCAAGTCAGCGTCTGAGACAAGGGCTACGATGAAGCGCGTTTCCCTCACCAACTTAAGTGAGATGGCGAAGCGCCTAGCCAAGACAAGCTACGCCTCCCCCGGCATTGTCTTCAAGGTCGCCTTCGAACAATTGGAAGTATACTCGAACCTGATCGAGGCATTCGTGGAATGCGCCAAATACTTCACCGATCTGTCCTACGACGTGCTTGTTTGGTCGTTGATGAATTCGCTTGGGAAATCCCGAAGTCGTACGCAGGAGAACCACGCCCTCACGACTAGCAAATGGCTGCAGGCCTTGTCAAGATTCTGCGGCAAAGTCTTTCGGCGGTACCCAACACTGGACCCTATCCCTGTCCTGAAATACGTCGATGAACAGCTTTTCCACGGCAACTCCACGGATCTCATCATACTGAAGGAGTTTGTAACCTCGATGGGCGGCATTGTCGACGCTGTTGATTTTACCGACGACCAAATTCTAGGCATGGCCGGCGGAGCTCTTCTCCGCCGACAGACGCTCATCCGCGCCCAAGACAAGCGATTCGAGAACATCAAGAGCTCTGCTCGCCTCATGCAGGCGCTCTCCGAGTCCAAGCTTGCTGCTCGCCTGCTCATCAACCTAGCTCAATATCGACAAGCGGCCATTTACCGGGTGCCCGAAGACGAGGCTCACATCAAATACCTCTCCTCCATCATAGATGACTCACAGCAGACCCTCATTCAATATCTCGACTTCCTCTGGAGCAATCTCGACGCGCAACAATTCGACGCAATGGTGCCATCATTGCCGGCTCTCATCAAGTCATTTGGTTTGAGCGTAGATGTTGCGTTCATGATCGGGCGAGCCAGCCTCGCACAGCAAATGTTCCCTTGGAAACCCTCCAAAGCAAAACGCGAGACGAGCGAGAATGCCAAgccggccgtcgacaagGAAGGAGACGTGAACATGTCCGACGCCAAGCCTCAGGGTTCAGCAACCAAAGAGCAGACCTCCACAGAGACAGTGGATCTGGTGGAGCAACAA AAGACGGATGATACCTCGCTTTCCCAcacggcgtcaacggcgttGCAGCCCATTGTAGAGGCCATTCGCGACACCGTCAAGCCCGAGGTCTGGGAAAAGGTGACCCCGGAACTCTATTCGACGTTTTGGGCTTTGCAGTTGGGAGACCTCTGCTTTCCTGAGAAGGCCTACGTGGATGAGCGCAACAAACTCATGGCGGAGTGGCATGCCATCTCCAACGATCGCTCGGACATGACGCGCAGAGGCCTAGATCGAAAAGCGCAAAGAAAAAAGGAGCTCATGGACACTTCCGACGATATGATCGCCGAGCTCAGTGGCCACGGGCTTCGCAAGGCCAAGTGGAAATTCTATCTGACAAAGCAGTTCCAGGCGTCCTTCCCTAGCCCCGACGCCAAGCCTGAGGTTATCGCCGATATCCTCCTAGAGTATTGTGTTCTGCCACGGGTCCGCCTTTCACCAGCAGACGCAGAATACACATATCGGTTCATTAAGGCCCTGCACGAGTGGAACGCCCCGGTCTTCAGATACATGGCATTCCTTGATCGACTACTCAATGCCAATCGGCTGCGTACCCTGATTTTCACGTGCACTGTGCGTGAAGCAGAGAATTTGGGCCGCTTCCTGAACCTCATCCTGGAAGACCTGTCTCGTTGGCACAAGAATGTCCCTCTTgaggacgacaagaaggacaGCAAAGGAGCCAAGGATACCCCACGTCTCGGCCCATATGACAAGGAGGCTAAAGGCCCCAGCGACCAACCTCGACTCGGCTTCGCTCTCACCCTCAATGAGCAGGGGAAGCCTGAGACTTTCGTGGAGCATGCCCAATTCCGAGACATGCTGTTCCGCTGGCACAAGAACATTAACACAGCGCTCAAGAACTGCCTTGGCGGCTCTGAGTGGATGCACATCCGAAACGCCATCACGGTTCTGAAGGCTGTTCTAAACCACTTCCCTGCCGTCGACTTCATGGCTTCCCAGTTCACGACACAGTTGCAAAAGATTACGAAGCGAGAAGCTGCCGCAAAGGAATCCCCCGACAGCGAAGAAGGTGGCCGAGTCGACCTTTCCGTCGCAGCGCAAGGCGCTATGTCTCAGCTTCAGCAAAAGAAGGGCAACTGGATGATGGTTCAAGCTTTCAGATCTAACGCC GCTCCCGGACGGCAATCTGAAGCCGACAACTCACCGGCATCAAGACTACGAGCAACCGCCCCCGACTTCAAGCCAAACCCGCCCAA ACCTTCTACGAACCGGGCCAACGCCTTGGATGAAGAGGACGGTGAAGTCCGGGACGGTAGGGACAGCAAGGGCCAGTCAAGCACAGGCACGCCTAAGGAGGTCCTTCCATCGAGATTTCAGGGCTCAAACAGAGATTCAACGTCGAGGAAAGACGAGGCCTCAGGCCCATCTCGGAGCTCAACCCCTCGacctggtgctggtgctggtgctggtgctggccaGGCTAAACCTGATAGCCGAGGTCACAAATTGCCTGACCGACCAACTGCACACAATCTCCCGAGCAGGCCCGACGTGCCAATACCGACGCACGTTCCTCCAGAGCGCTTCGGACAGTCAAGGCCACATGAACGTCGTGATGCTCGAGATACGCGTGAGCAGCGACCTCCTCGAGAACTGCCGCGAGAAGGCCGAGAAACTAGGGAGCAACGCGACAGCCGCGATCGGCCCATTGAGCAGGATCGGCCGGTGAGACAACCACGCGAGCATCCTGACCGTCGCCCAGTGGAGGGTCCAAGCGATGTCCGTCACGAtctgcctcctcggcctggaCAACACGAGCGAGAGCGGCCGCATCGAGAGCCCCGAGTCGGCCGGCTCACAGAGCGCCATGACGAACCGAGTCAGCCAGCTCAGGTCCCTTCATCCAATCCAACACCAGAGCCGGCGATGAACccggagagggcggcgctgTTCGCGCAAGACAACTCGGACAGGGGATCGCGCCGCCCTGAGCCCGATCATGCTAGGGGTCGAGCACAGCCCCCAGCTGACGCGATGGAGCCCGTGAACCCTGGACGTGCTGCATTAATCGATGACCGAAAGAGCAGTGCTCAAATGCCTCCCAGCCGGCTACCGAGGGATGAGGCACGCGATAGGGGCCCTCGGCAACCATCTCCAGGGGTCGTTCGATATGGTGTGGACCAAGGTCCTCCACGAGGACGCCACGATGACCGTGTGGGCCGGCCGTTTCCTCAAGACCCTCGCGGAGCTCCCGGGAGAGATCCTCGCGACCGATCACCAGTTCCCAGCGGAGGCTTTCGGGGTGAACGCCCGGGCGAGCGCGAAGGTGATGGAAGAGGTCCCATGGAACCGATGCGCGATGCCTCCAACTTCCCCCGCGCAGGACTTCGCGGGCCAGACCCAGAAGGGAGACTGCCTCATCAGGACCAAAACTACGGAAGACTCAACCCGATCCCATCGACATCGGACATTCCCTCAGGACCGCGCGGTCGCGGCAGGAACTTCGCCCGGGGAGGCCACCAGGGCCCGTCAGGGACTCCAGGACGAGCTGATGGGCGCCTTACAGGGCCAGAAAccccacggccgccttctccggaccgcctccctcccacaGGCCCGGCATCTGGACGTAACCATCGCAGCGGCTTCGAGCATGGACCGGGTCCCGCGACTCCTTCCGGGACGCCAGGCGGCCCGCATTCTGATCGAAAGCGAAACTTTGGGCCTGGGCCCGACTTTCAAACACCCACATCGGCCAATGCTACTCCCACGTCAGGGGGTGTACATCCTGATCGACTTGCTCAGATGGGACCCTCTGTACCGTCTCACCAGCCACCTGCAGGTCCacccgggcatggcggccacAATCGATATTCGAACGCCAGCGATAGACCGATGCCTGGCCATCGAGGAAGCATGGGCCCTCCGCCAGCAGAGGGTGGCGTGCCGACTGGTCCGTCATCTGTCAATGACCGGCCTCGCGGGGGAAGCAACAGACGGCAGCTGGTCGGCATCAATAACATGCTACAGCAATCTCAGGGTGCCCCCGAGATGGGCAGAATGAgcggccctcgccagccgcgacAGCTACTTGGTAACTCGGATGCTCAAGTCCTTACGGGCGGCTCTCCAGCGACCACGCCCGGACAAGAACGGCAAGATATGGGCTGGCCAGAGTCGGCGAATCGTGGCCCAGCAAACGGGGCGGAAGGTCCGCCTAGAAGGGAGCATCGTGGCGAAAGAGACAGCAGAACTGACCGCCCGAGCCGATCATCGAGACGAAGCAGCCGGGAACGTGAGCGTAGCCCACGTCCGCCACGCGAAGGTGAGCCAAAAGAACACCGCGACTACCGTGATAGACGATCGATGGGTGGGCCAGAAAACATGGTCAAGGAGCGTGGTAGAGATGGCAGTGGCCGTGATACCATGGGCTTACCCCCTCCTGGAGCGAGAGATGCTCCAATTGGGCGGGAAGCGGGCTATCGCGGGCATGATCGCTCCGGCGGCGCTAGGCTTGGAGACGAATGGGCTACAGGCGGGAGCGGTCATCGGAGCAGCGGCCGTGGAGGCCCGAGAGACGGGAGCAATCGTCCTCCTGAAGAGCGACGGGAGGTCCGAGATGATCGTGGCCACAAACGCCGCAGCGAGGAGGGAGTGGGCAACcttgcgagcgagcgggagAAACGACCCAGGCGAGGCTAG
- a CDS encoding Homoserine O-acetyltransferase (COG:H~EggNog:ENOG503NXB4~MEROPS:MER0044357), producing MQASSPSISHPLPNCLHLRCRAQQRLSEAPSQLHQEWPRKQPRAPTAMAGYDTVSSAPVLDLSSDRVAGLSPATHRWQRASVRTRMVAEYLQERTHSQPENPFAALIPDQQIAIIPEFTLESGITLYNVPVAYTTRGKLTANADNAMAICHALTGSADVSDWWGPLLGGPGRVFDTSRFFIVCMNSLGSPYGTASPVTAKDGDRAKGRYGPEFPLTTIRDDVNLHKLLLDDLGVKQVAAVIGGSLGGMFVLEWAYFGKDYIRCIVPIATSSRHSAWGISWGEAQRQSIYADPKYDDGYYPFDDPPSTGLGAARMSALLTYRSRNSFEARFGRNIPDPSKVQTIRERPRPSTPSEAHFHIHNDGHNVKRTALSRTSSGASGPPETPVAQGSRGAAATAAAAQSATPAESPDPQFHGPQKGSLTGGEKLPTSTYFSAQSYLRYQGTKFVKRFDGNCYIAMTRKLDTHDVSRNRAATIAEALALIEQPTLVLGIESDGLFTFAEQEEIAQHVKDARLERIDSPEGHDAFLLQFEQVNSYILAFLKEVLPDIMSQEGSAPEETGVGQLTKSSTFGEAEVEDITAW from the exons ATGCAAGCGTCGTCTCCCTCTATCTCACATCCATTACCAAACTGCCTCCACCTCCGTTGTCGGGCTCAGCAACGACTGAGTGAGGCCCCGTCACAGCTGCACCAAGAATGGCCCAGGAAGCAGCCACGCGCGCCAACGGCAATGGCCGGGTACGATACGGTCAGTAGCGCACCTGTTCTTGATCTTTCCAGCGACCGCGTTGCCGGTCTTTCGCCGGCGACTCACCGATGGCAAAGGGCATCTGTGAGAACGAGAATGGTGGCTGAATACCTGCAAGAAAGAACGCATTCCCAGCCGGAGAACCCATTCGCGGCTCTCATCCCCGACCAGCAAATAGCCATCATACCCGAGTTTACTCTTGAGTCGGGCATTACGCTTTACAATGTCCCCGTGGCATACACGACGCGGGGCAAACTgaccgccaacgccgacaaTGCCATGGCCATCTGTCATGCGCTCACCGGCAGCGCCGACGTGAGCGACTGGTGGGGGCCGCTGCTTGGAGGCCCCGGACGCGTCTTCGACACGTCTAGGTTCTTCATCGTGTGCATGAACAGCTTGGGCAGTCCGTATGGTACGGCGAGCCCCGTCacggccaaggacggcgaccGTGCCAAGGGACGCTATGGGCCAGAGTTTCCCTTGACCACCATCCGGGACGATGTTAA CTTGCACAAATTGCTCCTGGACGATCTCGGCGTCAAGCAGGTCGcggccgtcatcggcggctcCCTGGGCGGCATGTTTGTGCTGGAGTGGGCGTACTTTGGCAAGGATTACATCCGGTGCATCGTGCCCATAGCCACGTCAAGCCGTCACAGCGCCTGGGGCATCAGCTGGGGCGAAGCGCAAAGGCAGAGCATCTACGCGGACCCCAAGTACGACGACGGGTACTACCCCTTTGACgacccgccgtcgacgggcctAGGCGCTGCGCGCATGTCGGCACTCTTGACGTATCGCAGCCGCAACTCGTTCGAGGCTCGCTTCGGACGCAACATCCCCGACCCTTCCAAGGTGCAGACCATCCgcgagcggccgcggcccagcACGCCGTCCGAGGCGCACTTTCACATCCACAACGACGGCCACAACGTCAAGCGAACGGCACTTTCGCGTACCAGCAGCGGGGCCAGCGGTCCCCCGGAGACCCCGGTGGCGCAGGGATCTAGAggtgccgcggcgacggcggcggcggcacagaGTGCAACGCCTGCGGAGTCGCCTGATCCTCAGTTCCACGGTCCACAAAAGGGCAGTctcacgggcggcgagaagctgccgacgtcgacgtaCTTTTCGGCGCAGTCCTACCTGCGATACCAAGGGACCAAATTTGTCAAGCGCTTTGACGGCAACTGCTACATCGCCATGACGCGAAAGCTGGACACACACGACGTGTCGCGGAACAGGGCGGCTAccatcgccgaggcgctggcgctgatTGAGCAGCCGACGCTGGTGCTGGGCATCGAGAGCGACGGCCTCTTTACCTTTGCCGAGCAGGAGGAAATCGCGCAGCATGTCAAGGACGCGCGGCTGGAGCGCATCGACAGCCCTGAAGGCCATGATGCGTTCCTGTTGCAGTTTGAGCAGGTCAACAGCTACATTCTGGCGTTCCTCAAAGAGGTTCTGCCAGACATTATGAGCCAGGAGGGCAGCGCGCCCGAGGAGACGGGCGTCGGGCAGCTGACCAAGTCGAGCACGTTCGGTGAGGCTGAGGTCGAGGACATTACTGCGTGGTGA
- a CDS encoding Homoserine O-acetyltransferase (COG:H~EggNog:ENOG503NXB4~MEROPS:MER0044357) — MAQEAATRANGNGRVRYERTHSQPENPFAALIPDQQIAIIPEFTLESGITLYNVPVAYTTRGKLTANADNAMAICHALTGSADVSDWWGPLLGGPGRVFDTSRFFIVCMNSLGSPYGTASPVTAKDGDRAKGRYGPEFPLTTIRDDVNLHKLLLDDLGVKQVAAVIGGSLGGMFVLEWAYFGKDYIRCIVPIATSSRHSAWGISWGEAQRQSIYADPKYDDGYYPFDDPPSTGLGAARMSALLTYRSRNSFEARFGRNIPDPSKVQTIRERPRPSTPSEAHFHIHNDGHNVKRTALSRTSSGASGPPETPVAQGSRGAAATAAAAQSATPAESPDPQFHGPQKGSLTGGEKLPTSTYFSAQSYLRYQGTKFVKRFDGNCYIAMTRKLDTHDVSRNRAATIAEALALIEQPTLVLGIESDGLFTFAEQEEIAQHVKDARLERIDSPEGHDAFLLQFEQVNSYILAFLKEVLPDIMSQEGSAPEETGVGQLTKSSTFGEAEVEDITAW, encoded by the exons ATGGCCCAGGAAGCAGCCACGCGCGCCAACGGCAATGGCCGGGTACGATACG AAAGAACGCATTCCCAGCCGGAGAACCCATTCGCGGCTCTCATCCCCGACCAGCAAATAGCCATCATACCCGAGTTTACTCTTGAGTCGGGCATTACGCTTTACAATGTCCCCGTGGCATACACGACGCGGGGCAAACTgaccgccaacgccgacaaTGCCATGGCCATCTGTCATGCGCTCACCGGCAGCGCCGACGTGAGCGACTGGTGGGGGCCGCTGCTTGGAGGCCCCGGACGCGTCTTCGACACGTCTAGGTTCTTCATCGTGTGCATGAACAGCTTGGGCAGTCCGTATGGTACGGCGAGCCCCGTCacggccaaggacggcgaccGTGCCAAGGGACGCTATGGGCCAGAGTTTCCCTTGACCACCATCCGGGACGATGTTAA CTTGCACAAATTGCTCCTGGACGATCTCGGCGTCAAGCAGGTCGcggccgtcatcggcggctcCCTGGGCGGCATGTTTGTGCTGGAGTGGGCGTACTTTGGCAAGGATTACATCCGGTGCATCGTGCCCATAGCCACGTCAAGCCGTCACAGCGCCTGGGGCATCAGCTGGGGCGAAGCGCAAAGGCAGAGCATCTACGCGGACCCCAAGTACGACGACGGGTACTACCCCTTTGACgacccgccgtcgacgggcctAGGCGCTGCGCGCATGTCGGCACTCTTGACGTATCGCAGCCGCAACTCGTTCGAGGCTCGCTTCGGACGCAACATCCCCGACCCTTCCAAGGTGCAGACCATCCgcgagcggccgcggcccagcACGCCGTCCGAGGCGCACTTTCACATCCACAACGACGGCCACAACGTCAAGCGAACGGCACTTTCGCGTACCAGCAGCGGGGCCAGCGGTCCCCCGGAGACCCCGGTGGCGCAGGGATCTAGAggtgccgcggcgacggcggcggcggcacagaGTGCAACGCCTGCGGAGTCGCCTGATCCTCAGTTCCACGGTCCACAAAAGGGCAGTctcacgggcggcgagaagctgccgacgtcgacgtaCTTTTCGGCGCAGTCCTACCTGCGATACCAAGGGACCAAATTTGTCAAGCGCTTTGACGGCAACTGCTACATCGCCATGACGCGAAAGCTGGACACACACGACGTGTCGCGGAACAGGGCGGCTAccatcgccgaggcgctggcgctgatTGAGCAGCCGACGCTGGTGCTGGGCATCGAGAGCGACGGCCTCTTTACCTTTGCCGAGCAGGAGGAAATCGCGCAGCATGTCAAGGACGCGCGGCTGGAGCGCATCGACAGCCCTGAAGGCCATGATGCGTTCCTGTTGCAGTTTGAGCAGGTCAACAGCTACATTCTGGCGTTCCTCAAAGAGGTTCTGCCAGACATTATGAGCCAGGAGGGCAGCGCGCCCGAGGAGACGGGCGTCGGGCAGCTGACCAAGTCGAGCACGTTCGGTGAGGCTGAGGTCGAGGACATTACTGCGTGGTGA